A part of Halobacillus shinanisalinarum genomic DNA contains:
- a CDS encoding alpha-amylase family glycosyl hydrolase has product MRKLATILMIIPFLLFCAPKVGAVEKEERTWQDESIYHIMVDRFMNGSNSNDHNVDPEDPIAYHGGDLQGIIEQLDYIKKMGFTTISLSPIMANSEEGYHGKWVEDFTAVEEHFGTLADAKRLVEEAHKRDMKVIFEFVVNHTSKDHPWLDEEGKENWFHEQQSTRGQSEDGWKSGLPDLNTENPEVRQYLFDAAEFWIEETDIDGYRLDSVSYVPKEFWGDFSQHVKTVKEDFLLLGEVKNSNVETIADYQSTGIDSFVNYPFYQIASETFKEPGHSLDDLYKVWEQSEQNYDSPLLLGNFLDYEDSARFTRLAVKAGQNPITRWKLGLTYLFTTPGIPMVYYGTEIPLDGGEPPANRKMMDFKAQNEELNQRIEKLNSIRDEFPALTRGNFQELHNQDGLAVFKRTYNDESMIIAINNGTETQTVELTELPDDSQMRGLLQDGLVRQSDDGMYKLGMERETADVFVIEPDQGYNWSFIAFVVGVMLLFVGSVIAISIRSRRSEQ; this is encoded by the coding sequence ATGAGGAAACTTGCAACGATTCTCATGATCATCCCGTTTCTTCTTTTTTGCGCCCCTAAGGTTGGTGCCGTTGAAAAAGAAGAACGAACATGGCAGGACGAAAGCATCTATCATATCATGGTAGATCGATTTATGAATGGAAGCAATAGCAACGATCATAATGTTGATCCTGAAGATCCTATTGCTTATCATGGCGGGGATTTACAGGGGATTATTGAACAACTTGATTACATTAAGAAGATGGGGTTTACGACAATTTCGTTATCACCGATTATGGCCAATAGTGAAGAAGGCTACCACGGCAAATGGGTGGAGGATTTTACTGCTGTTGAGGAACACTTTGGAACCTTAGCAGACGCTAAACGGCTTGTCGAGGAAGCCCATAAACGTGATATGAAGGTAATATTTGAATTTGTTGTGAATCATACAAGCAAGGATCACCCTTGGCTTGATGAGGAGGGAAAGGAGAATTGGTTCCATGAGCAGCAATCTACAAGAGGTCAAAGCGAAGACGGCTGGAAATCAGGGTTGCCCGATTTAAACACAGAAAATCCTGAGGTGAGGCAATACTTATTTGATGCAGCGGAATTTTGGATAGAAGAAACCGACATAGATGGTTACCGGTTAGATAGTGTGAGTTATGTGCCTAAAGAGTTTTGGGGTGATTTTTCTCAACATGTGAAAACTGTTAAAGAGGACTTTTTACTATTAGGTGAAGTGAAAAATAGTAATGTAGAGACGATCGCTGACTACCAATCAACAGGGATAGATTCTTTTGTGAACTATCCATTTTACCAAATAGCTTCAGAGACTTTTAAAGAACCTGGGCACTCACTAGATGACCTTTATAAGGTCTGGGAACAAAGTGAGCAGAATTATGATTCCCCTCTGCTCCTGGGCAATTTCCTCGATTATGAAGACAGTGCGCGGTTTACCAGGTTAGCCGTTAAAGCAGGTCAAAATCCTATTACACGCTGGAAATTGGGTTTAACATATCTGTTTACAACGCCAGGCATTCCAATGGTCTATTATGGAACTGAAATTCCACTCGATGGCGGTGAGCCCCCAGCTAATCGCAAAATGATGGACTTTAAAGCACAGAACGAGGAACTTAACCAACGAATTGAAAAGCTAAACTCTATACGGGATGAATTTCCTGCCTTAACAAGAGGAAATTTCCAAGAACTTCATAATCAAGACGGGCTTGCTGTTTTTAAACGAACTTATAACGATGAATCAATGATTATTGCCATTAATAATGGAACCGAAACCCAAACGGTTGAGCTGACAGAATTACCCGATGATAGCCAAATGCGGGGACTGTTACAGGATGGACTTGTTCGTCAATCGGATGATGGTATGTACAAGCTTGGAATGGAACGGGAGACAGCCGATGTATTTGTTATTGAACCGGACCAAGGATACAATTGGTCATTTATTGCTTTTGTAGTTGGAGTGATGCTTTTGTTTGTAGGTAGTGTCATTGCTATTAGCATAAGGAGCAGACGGAGTGAGCAATAG
- a CDS encoding DegV family protein: MSVQILCDSASDLSEETLHKYNLERVSLGVTIGNEEYEDGKTISPKQVYKLMRDGKAPKTSQVSPKTFRDTFTSHVENNQAFIYFSVSSELSGTYQTAKMVEQEIKEDNPDAQFNVIDTKAASLGYGLIAIKAAELALSGASFDEIVETGTYYAKHMEHIFTVDDLEYLYRGGRVSKTAAFVGSLLKIKPLLHVEDGKLIPLEKIRGAKKVLKRMIEVMEERGQSLEQQRIAISHGDDLETAEKFADMIRTECGTTDIHIDMIGSAIGAHAGPGTIALFFLNNTPK; the protein is encoded by the coding sequence ATGAGTGTACAAATTCTATGCGACTCCGCTAGTGACTTATCTGAAGAAACATTACATAAATATAACCTGGAGCGCGTTTCGTTAGGTGTAACTATTGGCAACGAAGAATATGAAGACGGCAAGACCATTTCACCAAAGCAAGTGTACAAATTGATGAGAGACGGTAAAGCACCTAAGACTTCACAGGTTTCCCCTAAAACCTTTCGTGACACCTTCACAAGTCATGTAGAAAATAATCAAGCCTTTATTTATTTTTCCGTGTCATCAGAACTTTCAGGAACATACCAGACAGCTAAGATGGTCGAGCAAGAGATAAAGGAAGACAACCCTGATGCTCAGTTTAATGTCATTGATACAAAAGCTGCCTCACTAGGTTATGGTCTTATTGCGATAAAGGCTGCTGAGTTAGCACTCAGTGGGGCGAGTTTCGATGAAATTGTTGAAACGGGAACCTACTATGCCAAGCATATGGAGCACATTTTCACAGTTGACGACCTTGAATACTTATATCGTGGCGGACGAGTAAGCAAAACAGCCGCCTTTGTCGGAAGCCTCTTAAAAATAAAACCACTGCTCCATGTAGAGGATGGCAAATTAATTCCGCTTGAAAAAATCCGTGGTGCTAAAAAAGTTCTTAAACGAATGATTGAAGTGATGGAAGAAAGAGGCCAATCTCTAGAACAACAGCGTATCGCGATCAGCCATGGAGACGACCTTGAAACGGCTGAAAAGTTCGCTGACATGATTAGAACGGAATGTGGAACGACCGATATTCACATTGATATGATTGGTTCAGCCATTGGCGCCCATGCGGGACCTGGCACAATCGCTTTATTCTTTTTAAATAACACCCCAAAATAG